One genomic region from Erythrobacter mangrovi encodes:
- the pyrF gene encoding orotidine-5'-phosphate decarboxylase translates to MSNPIYLALDVPRLREGMDLAQKVKGHVGGIKLGLEFFCAHGAHGVHMIGQLGLPIFLDLKLHDIPNTVAGAMQAIHMLEPSIVTVHASGGRAMLEDAKAAAGEHTRVVGVTMLTSMDERDLQRTGIGGTAHDHVMRLAELAHDAGLDGIVCSGHEVKAVHNQWKDGFFVVPGLRPAGGAAGDQKRVVTPRQARDDGASVLVIGRPISRAADPAQAAREIEATL, encoded by the coding sequence ATGAGCAACCCGATCTACCTCGCACTTGACGTCCCCCGCCTGCGTGAGGGCATGGACCTTGCCCAGAAGGTCAAGGGTCACGTCGGTGGCATCAAGCTGGGGCTGGAATTCTTCTGCGCACATGGGGCGCACGGAGTTCACATGATCGGCCAGCTCGGCTTGCCGATCTTCCTCGACCTCAAGCTCCACGACATTCCCAACACAGTTGCCGGCGCGATGCAGGCAATCCACATGCTGGAACCTTCGATCGTCACCGTCCACGCCAGCGGCGGGCGGGCCATGCTGGAAGATGCCAAGGCCGCCGCCGGCGAACATACCCGCGTGGTCGGCGTGACCATGCTCACCAGCATGGACGAACGCGATCTCCAGCGAACCGGTATCGGCGGCACCGCGCATGACCACGTGATGCGCCTTGCCGAACTGGCACATGACGCGGGTCTCGACGGCATCGTCTGCTCGGGTCACGAGGTGAAGGCAGTCCACAACCAGTGGAAAGACGGCTTCTTCGTCGTCCCCGGCCTGCGCCCGGCGGGCGGCGCCGCGGGCGACCAGAAGCGGGTCGTCACTCCGCGTCAGGCTCGCGATGACGGGGCGAGCGTGTTGGTGATCGGTCGCCCGATCAGCCGCGCAGCCGATCCGGCACAAGCCGCGCGGGAGATCGAGGCGACACTTTGA
- a CDS encoding pseudouridine synthase yields MSDNRLPEDGDRIAKLLARAGVASRREIERMIADGRVALDGKVLNTPAVKLANLRGVAVDGKPVGNAEDTRLFAFHKPAGMLTTEYDPKGRTTIYAALRNTLPKDVGRVMPVGRLDYNTEGLLLLTNDGELKRAMELPSSGVPRTYRARAFGDVTQAQLDDLIEGIEVDGVRYGQIEANLERGSGRNRWIELTLREGKNREVRRVLEHLGLEVNRLLRIGYGPFHIGDLPRGQATEIKRGEVEAFKRELARGGRK; encoded by the coding sequence ATGTCCGACAATCGACTTCCCGAAGACGGCGACCGCATCGCCAAGCTGCTCGCGCGCGCGGGTGTCGCCAGCCGCCGTGAAATCGAGCGCATGATCGCCGACGGGCGCGTGGCGCTCGATGGCAAGGTGCTGAACACGCCTGCGGTGAAGCTTGCGAATTTGCGTGGCGTGGCGGTCGACGGCAAGCCGGTCGGCAACGCCGAGGACACGCGCCTGTTTGCCTTCCACAAGCCTGCGGGAATGCTCACCACCGAGTACGACCCCAAGGGGCGGACGACTATCTATGCCGCGCTCCGCAACACGCTGCCGAAGGATGTAGGGCGCGTGATGCCGGTGGGCAGGCTGGACTACAATACGGAAGGGCTGTTGCTGCTTACCAACGACGGAGAACTGAAGCGGGCGATGGAACTGCCGTCGAGCGGCGTACCGCGTACCTACCGCGCCCGGGCTTTCGGCGATGTGACGCAGGCGCAGCTTGACGATCTGATCGAGGGGATCGAAGTCGACGGGGTGCGCTACGGCCAGATCGAGGCGAACCTCGAGCGCGGCTCAGGTCGAAATCGCTGGATCGAGCTGACCCTGCGCGAAGGCAAGAACCGCGAGGTGCGCCGCGTACTCGAACATCTCGGGCTTGAAGTGAACCGGCTGCTTCGTATCGGCTATGGCCCCTTCCACATCGGCGACCTGCCCCGCGGACAAGCGACCGAGATCAAGCGCGGCGAGGTGGAGGCATTCAAGCGCGAACTCGCGCGCGGCGGGCGAAAGTGA
- a CDS encoding aromatic ring-hydroxylating oxygenase subunit alpha, which yields MSAVDTKHSARRPTEGMIALARDIADGHKRDATGATSVPAHVYTDPSYWAREKAAIYDRLPQILCPSALLPDPGMAVPHDATGRPLLITRDAQGKAHVFLNVCRHRGTRLVEGGEVQCTKKLVCPYHAWTYSVDGRLLALPRPDTFPELDKGDYGLVELPSKETGGLIWFCPQLDTADFSFADRLGEDFDALGMGEQVLFRRKTHEVAGNWKLIMDAFLESYHVTRLHAKTIGPFFKDGATSGDMIGPHSRSAVGRLEEMEGVDLTDMAALRRVVTFAYQMLPGALVIPSPDYINLMVMMPQSHDRTLVEDFMLIPEHPATDKARDHWERSWALLDGGVFASEDFRAAELGQQGLATGAVPFLTLGTLEGGIHRYHDTVEEALRAAN from the coding sequence ATGAGCGCTGTCGACACCAAACATTCCGCGCGCCGCCCCACCGAGGGCATGATCGCGCTGGCCCGCGATATTGCCGATGGGCACAAGCGCGACGCAACGGGCGCGACGAGTGTCCCGGCGCATGTCTATACCGACCCGTCCTATTGGGCGCGCGAGAAGGCGGCGATCTACGACCGGCTGCCGCAGATCCTGTGCCCGTCGGCCCTGCTGCCCGATCCCGGCATGGCGGTGCCGCACGACGCGACCGGCCGCCCGCTGCTGATCACCCGCGATGCCCAAGGCAAGGCGCATGTCTTCCTCAATGTCTGTCGCCACCGCGGTACGCGACTGGTCGAAGGCGGCGAGGTGCAATGCACCAAGAAGCTCGTCTGCCCCTATCACGCCTGGACCTATTCGGTTGACGGGCGACTACTCGCCCTGCCCCGGCCCGACACGTTCCCGGAACTCGACAAGGGCGATTATGGCCTCGTCGAGCTTCCGTCGAAGGAGACCGGCGGGCTGATCTGGTTCTGCCCGCAACTGGATACCGCAGACTTCAGCTTCGCAGACCGGCTTGGCGAGGATTTCGACGCCCTGGGCATGGGCGAACAGGTGCTGTTCCGCCGCAAGACGCACGAGGTGGCGGGCAATTGGAAGCTGATCATGGATGCCTTCCTCGAAAGCTACCATGTCACGCGCCTCCACGCGAAGACCATCGGGCCCTTCTTCAAGGACGGTGCCACCAGCGGCGACATGATCGGCCCGCACTCGCGCAGCGCGGTGGGTCGGCTGGAGGAGATGGAAGGCGTCGACCTGACCGACATGGCCGCCCTGCGCCGCGTGGTGACCTTCGCCTACCAAATGTTGCCCGGGGCGCTGGTCATTCCCAGTCCCGACTACATCAACCTGATGGTGATGATGCCGCAGTCGCACGATCGCACGCTGGTCGAGGACTTCATGCTGATCCCCGAGCACCCCGCGACCGACAAGGCGCGCGACCATTGGGAACGCAGCTGGGCCCTGCTCGATGGCGGGGTCTTCGCATCCGAGGATTTCCGCGCAGCAGAGCTTGGCCAGCAGGGACTGGCAACGGGCGCGGTACCCTTTCTGACGCTGGGAACGCTCGAAGGCGGCATCCACCGCTACCACGATACAGTCGAGGAAGCCTTGCGCGCAGCCAACTGA
- the trpB gene encoding tryptophan synthase subunit beta encodes MTNQPNTFRNQPDERGHFGDYGGRYVAETLMPLILDLEREYRKAQADPAFQEQFDDLLEHYVGRPSPLYYAERLTEELRRDAPAGNGAQVWFKRDELNHTGAHKINNCIGQILLAMRMGKTRIIAETGAGQHGVATATVCARFGLPCTIFMGATDVARQAPNVFRMKLLGAEVVPVTAGAATLKDAMNEALRYWVANVHDTFYIIGTAAGPHPYPELVRDFQSVIGKEARAQMLSRIDRLPDLLVAAIGGGSNALGLFHPFLDDPDVKMLGVEAAGYGLDGDQHAASLLGGFPGILHGNKTYLLQDEDGQITEGHSISAGLDYPGIGPEHAWLKDMGRVEYTAVTDDEALDAFQLLCRTEGIIPALEPSHAIAAVAKVAPTMPKDSIILCNLCGRGDKDIFTVADKLGVEM; translated from the coding sequence ATGACCAACCAGCCCAACACCTTCCGCAACCAGCCCGACGAGCGCGGGCATTTCGGCGATTATGGCGGCCGCTATGTCGCCGAAACGCTGATGCCGCTGATCCTCGATCTCGAGCGTGAGTATCGCAAGGCGCAGGCCGATCCGGCGTTCCAGGAGCAGTTCGACGACCTGCTCGAACATTACGTCGGCCGCCCCAGCCCGCTCTATTACGCGGAGCGGCTGACCGAGGAACTGCGCAGGGACGCTCCAGCGGGCAACGGCGCGCAGGTCTGGTTCAAGCGCGACGAGCTCAACCACACGGGCGCGCACAAGATCAACAACTGCATCGGGCAGATCCTGCTGGCGATGCGCATGGGTAAGACCCGCATCATCGCAGAGACTGGCGCGGGTCAGCACGGCGTCGCCACGGCTACGGTCTGCGCGCGTTTCGGCCTGCCTTGCACCATCTTCATGGGCGCGACCGACGTCGCGCGGCAGGCGCCCAATGTGTTCCGCATGAAGCTGCTGGGCGCGGAGGTGGTGCCGGTGACCGCCGGAGCCGCAACGCTCAAGGACGCGATGAACGAGGCGCTGCGCTATTGGGTCGCGAACGTCCACGACACCTTCTACATCATCGGCACCGCGGCTGGCCCGCATCCCTATCCGGAGCTGGTGCGCGACTTCCAGTCGGTCATCGGCAAGGAAGCGCGCGCGCAGATGCTCAGCCGTATCGACCGCCTGCCCGACCTGCTGGTCGCGGCCATCGGCGGCGGCTCGAACGCGCTTGGCCTGTTTCACCCCTTCCTCGACGATCCCGATGTGAAGATGCTCGGCGTAGAAGCGGCAGGCTATGGCCTCGATGGCGACCAGCACGCGGCGAGCCTGCTTGGCGGCTTCCCCGGCATCCTCCACGGCAACAAGACCTACCTGCTGCAGGACGAGGACGGCCAGATCACCGAAGGTCATTCGATCAGCGCGGGTCTCGATTATCCTGGCATTGGTCCCGAACACGCCTGGCTCAAGGACATGGGACGCGTCGAATATACGGCGGTCACCGACGACGAGGCGCTGGACGCCTTCCAATTGCTGTGCCGCACCGAGGGCATCATCCCCGCGCTCGAACCCAGCCACGCCATCGCGGCAGTGGCCAAGGTCGCGCCGACCATGCCGAAGGACAGCATCATCCTCTGCAATCTCTGCGGGCGCGGCGACAAAGACATCTTCACCGTGGCCGACAAGCTGGGAGTGGAGATGTGA
- a CDS encoding GNAT family N-acetyltransferase, translating into MIAIVTASLEDAPALKELLEAAYRGDSARRGWNHEADILDDERVAPGEVERLLADPEVTMLVARDGDKLVGCVAVTRRDPSLAYLGMLCVLPDLQSAGLGRRLLDAAEDHARASGIQIMEMTVIDSRDVLIAWYERRGYARTGETRPFPVPRDPPITFVVLEKTLAAA; encoded by the coding sequence TTGATCGCGATCGTCACGGCATCGCTCGAGGATGCCCCAGCCCTGAAAGAGCTTCTCGAAGCGGCGTACCGCGGGGACTCGGCGCGTCGCGGATGGAATCACGAGGCCGATATCCTCGACGACGAGCGGGTCGCACCCGGCGAAGTCGAACGATTGCTGGCCGATCCCGAAGTGACCATGCTGGTCGCGCGCGATGGCGACAAACTTGTCGGCTGCGTTGCAGTGACCCGGCGCGATCCGTCCTTGGCGTATCTCGGCATGTTGTGCGTGCTGCCCGACCTCCAATCTGCCGGCCTCGGGCGGCGATTGCTCGATGCGGCCGAAGACCATGCCCGCGCGAGCGGCATCCAGATCATGGAGATGACCGTAATCGACAGCCGCGACGTGCTGATCGCATGGTACGAGCGGCGCGGCTATGCCCGCACCGGCGAGACGCGTCCCTTCCCCGTGCCGCGCGATCCACCCATCACCTTCGTGGTGCTGGAAAAAACGCTCGCTGCAGCCTAG
- the accD gene encoding acetyl-CoA carboxylase, carboxyltransferase subunit beta, which translates to MNWFTRVRNSLSFGSKRSTDKDLWVKCPGCQQMVFAQEYEENAFVCPRCDHHGRIGADERLSQLLDEGFDVLPIPQVKEDPLKFRDSQKYTDRLKKARANSPHEDAFLVGSGAIEGKPAVVGVQDFGFMGGSMGMAVGTAFCQGAERALTRKCAYIVVTAAGGARMQEGILSLMQMPKATVMTRRLKEAGLPYIVVLTDPTTGGVTASYAMLGDVHIAEPGALIGFAGQRVIQDTIREQLPEGFQRAEYLRKHGMVDLVVHRHELKDMLATLLDYLAPAKAA; encoded by the coding sequence ATGAACTGGTTCACCCGCGTCCGCAATTCGCTGAGCTTCGGCTCGAAGCGCAGCACCGACAAGGATCTCTGGGTCAAGTGCCCGGGATGCCAGCAGATGGTCTTCGCGCAGGAGTACGAAGAGAACGCCTTTGTCTGCCCGCGCTGCGACCATCACGGCCGCATCGGCGCCGACGAGCGGCTCAGCCAGCTGCTCGACGAAGGCTTCGATGTCCTGCCGATCCCGCAGGTCAAGGAAGACCCGCTCAAGTTCCGCGATTCGCAGAAATATACCGACCGTCTGAAGAAGGCACGCGCCAACAGCCCGCATGAGGATGCCTTCCTCGTGGGTTCGGGTGCCATCGAGGGCAAGCCGGCGGTGGTCGGCGTACAGGACTTCGGCTTCATGGGCGGCAGCATGGGTATGGCCGTGGGCACCGCCTTCTGCCAGGGCGCCGAACGCGCATTGACCCGCAAGTGCGCCTATATCGTGGTGACCGCTGCGGGCGGCGCGCGGATGCAGGAAGGCATCCTTTCGCTGATGCAGATGCCCAAGGCGACGGTGATGACCCGCCGCCTCAAGGAAGCTGGCCTGCCCTATATCGTGGTGCTGACCGACCCGACCACTGGCGGCGTGACCGCGAGCTACGCCATGCTGGGCGACGTCCACATTGCCGAGCCGGGCGCGCTGATCGGCTTCGCTGGCCAGCGGGTGATCCAGGATACGATCCGCGAACAACTGCCCGAAGGCTTCCAGCGCGCCGAATACCTGCGCAAGCATGGTATGGTTGACCTGGTCGTCCACCGGCACGAGCTCAAGGACATGCTGGCGACGCTGCTCGACTACCTGGCGCCCGCCAAGGCGGCCTGA
- a CDS encoding AmpG family muropeptide MFS transporter, whose protein sequence is MHESVGVAPESQRSIWASIKPYLEKESLAAFFLGISSGFPYAMIGATLTTRLAQDNIDKATVTAFTLAFLVYNFKIFWAWIPDGVRLPIIGRLGQRVSWMVVTGLLVAASVINLALADPTDIAWMATSAVLVGAAGATFDVVIDAYRIETLKPYQLGVGSGMSQYGWRIGAAGSGALALVIAARSGWSVAYLACAALVLPAMLTALILGEPPRRKIEIARKGVGEVWRSIAGPFIEFFKRHGAWLVLLFILVHKIGDTLANLTFRLLFDDLGFTNDEIAIYDVGVGFWAYLIGVFIGGVIYARLGLKRSVLIALVLMCISNLSFAMLAAAGHSNWGMAGAIGFENIASGYGGVVVVAYFSALCDLRFTAAQYALISAAASIVGRFLTGTTAGGLIETMGYVNFYLLTTVAAVPGIVLFWWMMRAGLVDAAMGTAGEVEPD, encoded by the coding sequence ATGCATGAATCAGTCGGCGTCGCGCCCGAGTCGCAGCGTTCCATATGGGCTTCCATCAAACCGTATCTGGAGAAGGAGTCGCTCGCCGCCTTCTTCCTCGGGATTTCATCGGGCTTTCCCTATGCGATGATCGGCGCGACGCTGACGACACGGTTGGCGCAGGACAATATCGACAAGGCGACCGTGACGGCCTTCACGCTCGCCTTCCTGGTCTACAACTTCAAGATCTTCTGGGCATGGATACCCGATGGCGTGCGGCTGCCGATCATCGGTCGCTTGGGACAGCGCGTTTCCTGGATGGTTGTCACCGGCCTGCTGGTTGCTGCGTCGGTGATCAATCTGGCGCTGGCGGATCCGACGGATATTGCGTGGATGGCGACCTCGGCGGTGCTGGTCGGCGCAGCCGGCGCGACCTTCGACGTCGTGATCGACGCCTATCGTATCGAAACGCTCAAGCCCTACCAGTTGGGCGTCGGTTCGGGGATGAGCCAGTATGGCTGGCGGATCGGCGCGGCGGGTTCCGGTGCGCTTGCGCTGGTGATCGCCGCCCGTTCTGGCTGGAGCGTCGCCTATCTCGCCTGTGCAGCCCTGGTGCTGCCCGCCATGCTGACCGCGCTGATCCTTGGGGAGCCGCCGCGTCGCAAGATCGAGATTGCGCGCAAGGGTGTCGGTGAAGTCTGGCGGTCGATCGCCGGGCCTTTCATCGAGTTCTTCAAGCGTCACGGGGCATGGCTGGTCCTGCTGTTCATCCTGGTCCACAAGATCGGCGATACCTTGGCCAATTTGACCTTCCGCCTGCTGTTCGACGACCTTGGCTTCACCAATGACGAGATCGCGATCTACGACGTCGGTGTCGGCTTCTGGGCCTATCTCATCGGCGTGTTCATCGGCGGGGTGATCTATGCCCGGCTGGGGCTCAAGCGTTCTGTCCTAATTGCACTTGTGCTGATGTGCATTTCGAACCTCAGCTTCGCCATGCTGGCGGCCGCCGGCCACTCGAATTGGGGCATGGCTGGTGCGATCGGCTTCGAGAATATCGCCAGCGGATATGGCGGCGTGGTGGTTGTGGCCTATTTCTCGGCATTGTGCGACCTGCGCTTTACCGCGGCACAATATGCCCTGATCAGTGCGGCTGCGAGCATTGTGGGACGCTTCCTGACCGGCACCACCGCGGGCGGGCTGATCGAGACGATGGGCTACGTCAATTTCTACCTGCTTACTACGGTAGCCGCCGTGCCGGGGATCGTGCTGTTCTGGTGGATGATGCGGGCGGGGCTCGTTGATGCAGCCATGGGGACGGCAGGCGAGGTGGAGCCAGACTGA
- the trpA gene encoding tryptophan synthase subunit alpha, with amino-acid sequence MTRFSAAFSKPHPALVCFITAGDGDTAANLDALVEGGADVIELGIPFTDPMADGPAIQAANLRSLGAGTRTADVFRLATEFRQHHPDVPLVLMGYANPMVRRGAEWFAAAARNAGVDGVICVDIPPEEDEELGPALRAAGISPIRLATPTTDAKRLPQVLEGSSGFLYYVSVAGITGLQQAAQASIEDAVAKLKAATDLPVAVGFGVRTPEQAGAIAKVADGVVVGSALVELVGEHGTEAPEKLRELTSALKQAIVDAR; translated from the coding sequence ATGACCCGCTTCTCCGCTGCCTTTTCCAAGCCTCACCCCGCCCTCGTCTGCTTCATCACCGCAGGCGACGGAGATACCGCGGCCAATCTCGACGCATTGGTCGAGGGTGGTGCCGATGTGATCGAACTCGGCATACCTTTCACCGATCCCATGGCTGATGGCCCGGCGATCCAGGCAGCAAACCTACGTTCGCTCGGTGCCGGTACGAGGACCGCCGATGTATTCCGCCTCGCCACCGAGTTCCGCCAGCACCACCCCGACGTGCCGCTGGTGCTGATGGGCTATGCCAACCCCATGGTTCGGCGCGGGGCGGAGTGGTTCGCCGCCGCTGCCCGGAACGCAGGCGTCGATGGTGTGATCTGCGTCGATATCCCGCCCGAAGAGGACGAGGAACTCGGCCCGGCTTTGCGCGCGGCCGGCATTTCCCCAATCCGGCTTGCCACCCCGACCACCGATGCCAAGCGCCTGCCGCAGGTGCTCGAAGGGTCATCGGGCTTTCTCTACTATGTCTCGGTCGCCGGGATCACCGGCCTCCAGCAGGCCGCGCAGGCAAGCATCGAGGATGCGGTGGCCAAGCTGAAGGCGGCGACCGACCTGCCCGTAGCAGTCGGTTTCGGCGTGCGCACGCCCGAACAGGCTGGCGCAATCGCCAAGGTCGCGGACGGCGTCGTCGTCGGCAGTGCGCTGGTCGAACTGGTCGGCGAACACGGAACCGAGGCTCCAGAAAAGCTGCGCGAACTGACCTCCGCGCTCAAGCAAGCCATCGTGGACGCGCGCTGA
- a CDS encoding phosphoribosylanthranilate isomerase produces MAGSRIKICGISTLETLEAAILARADYVGLNFYPPSPRHVPAARAAELAGQSQSRIARVGVFVDADDALLGEAIEAGRLDAIQLHGNESPQRAAQLRNRFGLPVWKVLSVASAADIQRAGDYAAAVDFILFDAKTPKGAALPGGMGLRFDWTLLQAYRGALPWGLAGGLTPDNVGDAVRLTNAPLVDTSSGVESAPGLKDVDKIAAFCKAARQS; encoded by the coding sequence ATGGCGGGCTCCAGGATCAAGATCTGCGGCATTTCGACGCTCGAGACGCTCGAGGCTGCGATCTTGGCGCGAGCCGACTATGTCGGGCTCAACTTCTACCCGCCCAGCCCGCGCCACGTCCCTGCGGCACGGGCGGCGGAGCTGGCCGGGCAATCGCAGTCCAGGATCGCGCGCGTGGGGGTGTTCGTCGATGCCGACGATGCCCTGTTGGGCGAAGCGATTGAAGCGGGTCGCCTCGACGCCATCCAGCTGCATGGCAATGAATCCCCTCAACGTGCGGCACAGTTGCGCAACCGCTTTGGCCTGCCAGTGTGGAAGGTGCTGAGCGTAGCCAGTGCCGCCGATATCCAGCGCGCAGGGGACTATGCGGCGGCGGTCGACTTCATCCTGTTCGATGCCAAGACACCGAAGGGCGCCGCGCTGCCGGGAGGCATGGGCTTGCGCTTCGACTGGACCTTGTTGCAGGCCTATCGTGGGGCATTGCCATGGGGCCTGGCGGGCGGCCTGACCCCGGACAATGTCGGCGATGCCGTTCGCCTCACCAACGCGCCACTGGTCGATACCTCGAGTGGAGTCGAAAGTGCCCCCGGCCTCAAGGACGTGGACAAGATCGCCGCCTTCTGCAAAGCGGCTCGCCAGTCATGA
- a CDS encoding bifunctional folylpolyglutamate synthase/dihydrofolate synthase translates to MRDFARSDSAAVQAQLDRLDALSVPQGRLGLDTIRALLARLGDPHKRLPPVFHVAGTNGKGSTCAFLRAMLEAEGYRVHATTSPHLVRYNERIRIAGELISDARLAELLAEVLDAGEDLNPSFFEVTIAAAFTELARVPADACVVEVGLGGRFDATNVLEPGVLAACGIATLGIDHERFLLAPEEGVPTEPIARIAFEKAGIAKPGIPLVTMAYTPAAETEIKHVSDRVGAPLFIMGPQWFAGVADTCLLYGDEKGRFDLPLPPLRGLHQGWNAALAVAMLRHQSAIEVSTASMAQGIRATRWPARLQVLGPGPLSARLPDCRWLLDGGHNAQAANTLANHFSSAAPIPRHAIIGMLEAKDWRTLIDRMAPHLSTLIAIPVPGHESAPPAEMAAYAETRGIAVTGTAGSIEEAIDWLDRSQRDVEPLYGEIFIGGSLYLAGEVLRLNEELPD, encoded by the coding sequence ATGCGGGATTTCGCCCGCTCAGACAGTGCGGCGGTGCAGGCGCAGCTCGACCGGCTGGACGCGCTCAGCGTGCCGCAGGGACGCCTGGGGCTGGATACGATCCGTGCCCTGCTTGCGCGACTGGGCGATCCGCACAAGCGCCTGCCGCCGGTGTTCCATGTCGCGGGGACCAATGGCAAGGGTTCGACTTGCGCCTTCCTGCGCGCCATGCTCGAGGCAGAGGGGTACAGGGTCCACGCCACCACCAGTCCCCATCTGGTGCGCTACAATGAACGGATCCGGATCGCCGGCGAGCTTATCTCGGACGCTCGGCTCGCGGAGCTACTGGCCGAGGTGCTTGACGCGGGCGAGGATCTCAACCCGAGCTTCTTCGAAGTCACCATCGCCGCCGCTTTCACCGAACTTGCGCGCGTCCCGGCGGATGCCTGCGTGGTCGAAGTCGGCCTCGGCGGGCGCTTCGATGCGACCAATGTGCTGGAACCCGGCGTTCTCGCGGCATGCGGCATTGCCACGCTGGGAATCGACCACGAACGCTTCCTCCTCGCACCCGAGGAAGGCGTGCCAACCGAGCCGATAGCGCGCATCGCCTTCGAAAAGGCGGGCATCGCCAAGCCCGGCATACCGCTGGTGACGATGGCCTACACGCCAGCCGCAGAGACCGAGATCAAGCACGTCTCGGACCGCGTCGGGGCACCGCTCTTCATAATGGGGCCCCAATGGTTCGCCGGGGTTGCGGACACCTGCCTACTCTACGGCGATGAGAAGGGGAGATTTGACCTCCCGCTTCCCCCGCTGCGGGGGCTTCACCAAGGTTGGAACGCGGCACTGGCGGTGGCGATGTTGCGGCATCAGAGTGCCATCGAGGTTTCCACCGCCTCCATGGCTCAGGGCATCCGCGCCACCCGCTGGCCAGCCCGCCTGCAAGTACTCGGACCCGGTCCGCTGTCCGCGCGGCTACCCGATTGCCGCTGGCTGCTGGACGGCGGGCACAATGCGCAGGCGGCGAATACACTGGCCAACCATTTCTCGAGCGCTGCGCCAATCCCTCGCCACGCGATCATCGGCATGCTCGAAGCGAAAGACTGGCGCACGCTGATCGACCGCATGGCGCCGCACCTCAGCACGCTGATCGCGATCCCGGTCCCCGGTCACGAATCCGCCCCGCCGGCGGAAATGGCAGCCTATGCCGAAACACGAGGCATCGCCGTCACCGGAACAGCCGGTTCGATCGAGGAAGCGATCGATTGGTTGGACCGATCACAGCGCGACGTCGAACCGCTCTACGGTGAAATCTTCATTGGCGGCTCGCTCTACCTCGCGGGCGAGGTCCTGCGCCTCAACGAGGAGTTGCCGGACTAG